A DNA window from Impatiens glandulifera chromosome 7, dImpGla2.1, whole genome shotgun sequence contains the following coding sequences:
- the LOC124910569 gene encoding uncharacterized protein LOC124910569 — MEGNLSSGNMIQGGVGGSYGSLDLQAPIRIHHQNQNQNQNQNQNQNPLSLLQHHSIPRQGSSFTDQNHHTVGLGDFPKGERGKNISFSDEDEPSFAEDDVHNDPNRGKKGIQWHRVKWTDKMVKLLITAVSYIGEDANSEFASGGIRRKYANIHKKGKWKSVSKVMAERGHCVSPQQCEDKFNDLNKRYKRLNEILGRGTSCQVVERPELLERMDHVSDKAKDEVKKILSSKHLFYEEMCSYHNSNRLHLPHDPDLQRSLRKYSDIRDGNDDDDVEMDDDNDDDDDEEEFEDGGEGGNKRKKKKKKCGGVKKMKPNCGSHQETFFSAHTSQTVDHHQVGMLAEEDEMKGKWMNERRLRLEEQRLEIQAQTLQLEQERHKWERFCKKKDRELEIMKMENERMKLENEHMALELKKRQLNAEFI, encoded by the coding sequence ATGGAAGGAAATTTGTCGTCTGGAAATATGATCCAGGGTGGTGTTGGTGGATCTTATGGAAGCCTTGATCTTCAAGCTCCAATTCGAATTCATcaccaaaatcaaaatcaaaatcaaaatcaaaaccaAAACCAGAACCCTCTTAGCCTTCTTCAACATCACTCAATTCCTAGGCAAGGATCATCGTTCACCGATCAGAATCATCATACAGTCGGTTTGGGAGATTTCCCCAAGGGAGAAAGGGGGAAAAACATTTCCTTTAGCGACGAAGACGAACCGAGCTTTGCTGAGGACGATGTTCACAATGATCCTAACAGGGGTAAAAAGGGTATTCAGTGGCATCGAGTGAAATGGACTGATAAGATGGTGAAGCTTCTGATAACTGCTGTCTCTTACATAGGAGAGGATGCGAATTCTGAATTTGCGAGCGGAGGTATCAGGAGAAAATACGCCAACATTCATAAAAAGGGTAAATGGAAATCAGTATCGAAAGTGATGGCAGAAAGAGGGCATTGTGTTTCGCCCCAGCAATGTGAGGACAAATTCAACGATCTTAACAAAAGGTACAAGAGACTGAACGAGATTCTCGGGAGGGGCACTTCTTGTCAAGTTGTGGAAAGGCCTGAACTTCTCGAACGAATGGATCACGTTTCAGATAAGGCAAAAGACGAGGTTAAGAAAATCCTGAGTTCCAAACATCTCTTCTACGAAGAGATGTGTTCTTACCACAATAGTAACAGACTCCACTTACCCCATGATCCTGATTTACAACGCTCTTTACGGAAATACTCTGATATTCGTGATGGAAACGACGACGATGATGTGGAAATGGACGATGAtaatgatgacgacgatgatgaAGAAGAGTTTGAAGATGGAGGTGAAGGGGGGAATAagaggaaaaagaagaagaagaaatgcgGTGGTGTAAAGAAGATGAAACCTAATTGCGGGTCTCATCAAGAAACTTTCTTTAGTGCTCATACTAGTCAGACTGTGGATCATCATCAAGTAGGAATGTTGGCTGAAGAAGATGAGATGAAAGGAAAATGGATGAATGAGAGGAGGCTTAGATTGGAAGAACAGAGGCTGGAAATTCAGGCACAGACATTGCAGTTGGAGCAAGAACGACATAAATGGGAGAGATTCTGTAAGAAGAAAGACAGGGAATTGGAAATCATGAAGATGGAAAACGAGAGGATGAAACTTGAGAACGAACACATGGCCTTGGAGTTGAAGAAACGCCAGTTAAATGCCGAGTTTATTTGA